Proteins encoded in a region of the Candidatus Nitrosomarinus catalina genome:
- the twy1 gene encoding 4-demethylwyosine synthase TYW1, with translation MSCSGEVVENDQENLIQIKPAIAAQLKKAKYGVADHSTVELCHWTKKSFKHEGSCYKHQFYGILTHRCMEFSPAGMYCENRCVYCWRPMEFYDAMKMEPEQVAEPEQILRKLMGERKKLIDGFYGDSRNDNQRLDESLLPTHYAISLSGEPTMYPKLPELIKYLKSLEATKSIFLVTNGQEPDMIQKLQDEDALPTQLYLSTNAADYESFIKINKPKYDDSWERWNRTLDMLKDLDTRTVLRITLIRNYNDQKEMIPAFANMFRKASPHFIEIKSYMHIGRSTNRLEHENMLEMPEVKKFSEEIAKQSKIFSIMDESLVSRISILQNNERFIDRYISAYANTN, from the coding sequence ATGAGTTGTTCTGGAGAAGTAGTAGAAAATGATCAAGAAAACCTCATTCAAATAAAACCAGCCATTGCTGCACAACTCAAAAAAGCAAAATATGGGGTTGCAGACCACTCTACCGTTGAATTATGCCATTGGACAAAAAAATCATTCAAACATGAAGGAAGTTGCTATAAACATCAATTTTATGGAATTTTAACTCATAGATGTATGGAATTTTCACCAGCTGGAATGTACTGTGAAAATAGATGTGTTTATTGTTGGAGGCCAATGGAATTTTATGATGCAATGAAAATGGAACCAGAACAAGTTGCAGAACCAGAACAAATTTTAAGAAAATTAATGGGTGAAAGAAAAAAACTGATTGATGGATTTTATGGAGATTCAAGAAATGATAATCAAAGATTAGATGAATCATTGTTACCAACACATTATGCAATTTCATTGTCTGGAGAACCAACAATGTATCCAAAATTACCGGAATTGATTAAATATCTAAAATCATTAGAAGCTACAAAATCAATTTTTCTTGTAACAAATGGACAAGAACCAGATATGATTCAAAAACTACAAGATGAAGATGCATTACCAACACAATTGTATTTATCTACAAATGCAGCAGATTATGAATCATTTATAAAAATTAACAAACCAAAATATGATGATTCATGGGAAAGATGGAACAGAACATTAGATATGTTAAAAGATCTAGATACACGAACTGTTTTAAGAATTACATTAATTCGAAATTATAATGATCAAAAAGAAATGATACCAGCATTTGCAAATATGTTTAGAAAAGCTAGTCCACATTTTATTGAAATAAAATCTTACATGCATATTGGTCGTTCAACTAATAGACTTGAACATGAAAATATGTTAGAAATGCCAGAAGTAAAAAAATTCAGTGAAGAAATAGCTAAACAAAGTAAAATATTTTCAATTATGGATGAAAGTCTTGTTTCAAGAATCTCAATTTTACAAAATAATGAGAGATTTATTGATCGTTATATTTCAGCGTATGCAAATACCAATTAG
- a CDS encoding thrombospondin type 3 repeat-containing protein: protein MLGSTLSISISPVLAATEIDIDNDGVLDDVDNCPRLQEDYFGEIDGCPSKNLNWVDSDSDSIPDNVDQCILSQETFNGFEDTDGCPDNISSELIFDQDSDSIPDMQDNCPLVSETFNGFEDTDGCPDTLAIDSDSDGVQDFLDNCPSTLETWNGFADFDGCPDEIINPDSDFDGILDVNDQCVNERERVNGFQDDDGCPDISPDNMALDTDLDGIRDTIDLCPYQKETFNNIQDTDGCPDERSTELFIDNLMKDSDGDGILDAIDKCISLPETFNDFQDRDGCPEFYADYDTDFDGILDSADNCPLVQETFNNFQDDDGCPDDVFSEIIIYDSDYDGILDNVDKCISLPETFNNFQDDDGCPDFVSQTDSDYDSILDVFDSCKYAVETYNGFQDDDGCPDTLYDQQFSNDSDGDGIIDNLDLCPNSPENYNRFLDDDGCPDDPIMSDFDQDGISNSVDLCPSISETYNGFQDDDGCPDSVDTIELFTYQLPDVDNDGVDDRWDQCPEKSENYNGFADNDGCPDTIGFSIPVDASMIDSDDDAIPDGIDLCPTAPERYNGYFDTDGCPDNVDVNSSTDTDFDGFIDTLDVCKYEKEVYNNFEDDDGCPDTVPGDYSAISPKYQSLDVDNDGVDDRWDQCLNERENFNGFLDFDGCPDVFGAESTIVPITDSDLDGYDDEFDSCPSEPETWNKYKDTDGCPDSLP, encoded by the coding sequence ATGCTTGGCTCCACACTAAGTATTTCGATTTCTCCAGTTTTAGCAGCTACTGAGATTGATATTGATAATGACGGTGTTTTAGATGATGTTGATAATTGTCCTCGATTACAAGAAGATTATTTTGGTGAAATAGATGGTTGTCCATCTAAAAATCTAAATTGGGTAGATTCTGATTCTGATTCAATTCCTGATAATGTAGATCAATGTATTTTATCTCAAGAAACTTTTAATGGATTTGAAGATACAGATGGCTGTCCTGATAATATTTCTTCAGAATTAATTTTTGATCAAGATTCTGATTCAATTCCTGATATGCAAGATAATTGCCCATTAGTTTCTGAAACTTTTAATGGATTTGAAGATACAGACGGCTGTCCAGACACACTTGCAATTGATTCTGATTCTGATGGAGTTCAAGACTTTTTAGATAATTGTCCTTCAACTCTTGAAACTTGGAATGGCTTTGCAGATTTTGATGGGTGTCCTGATGAAATAATTAATCCTGATTCTGACTTTGATGGAATTTTAGATGTAAATGATCAATGTGTTAATGAACGTGAAAGAGTAAATGGATTCCAAGACGATGACGGTTGTCCAGATATTTCTCCAGATAATATGGCACTTGATACTGATTTAGATGGAATAAGAGATACAATAGATCTTTGCCCATATCAAAAAGAAACTTTTAACAACATTCAAGATACCGACGGCTGTCCTGATGAACGTTCCACTGAATTATTTATTGATAACTTGATGAAAGATTCAGATGGTGATGGAATTTTAGATGCAATTGATAAATGCATTTCATTACCTGAAACTTTTAACGACTTCCAAGATCGTGATGGTTGTCCGGAATTTTATGCTGATTATGATACTGATTTTGATGGAATTTTAGATAGTGCTGATAATTGTCCATTAGTACAAGAAACTTTTAACAATTTCCAAGACGATGACGGCTGTCCTGATGACGTATTTTCTGAAATTATTATTTATGATTCTGATTATGATGGTATCTTAGATAATGTAGACAAATGCATTTCATTACCTGAAACTTTTAACAATTTCCAAGACGATGACGGCTGTCCTGACTTTGTTTCACAAACTGATTCTGATTATGATTCTATTCTTGATGTCTTTGATAGTTGTAAATATGCAGTAGAAACTTACAACGGATTCCAAGACGATGACGGCTGTCCTGATACACTGTATGATCAACAATTCTCAAATGATTCTGATGGCGATGGAATTATAGACAATCTTGACCTTTGTCCTAATTCCCCTGAAAATTATAATCGATTCTTAGACGATGACGGCTGTCCTGACGATCCAATTATGAGTGATTTTGATCAAGATGGAATTTCTAATTCAGTAGATCTTTGTCCAAGTATATCTGAAACTTACAACGGATTCCAAGACGATGACGGCTGTCCAGATTCTGTTGATACAATAGAATTATTCACATATCAATTACCTGATGTTGATAATGATGGTGTTGATGATAGATGGGATCAATGTCCAGAAAAATCTGAAAACTATAATGGCTTTGCTGATAATGACGGCTGTCCAGACACAATTGGATTTTCAATTCCTGTTGATGCTTCTATGATTGACTCTGACGATGATGCAATCCCAGATGGAATAGATCTATGTCCTACAGCACCTGAAAGATACAATGGCTACTTTGATACTGACGGCTGTCCTGATAATGTTGATGTTAATTCATCAACTGATACTGATTTTGATGGATTTATTGATACATTAGATGTTTGTAAATATGAAAAAGAAGTTTACAATAATTTTGAAGACGATGACGGCTGTCCAGACACAGTACCAGGTGATTATTCTGCTATTTCCCCGAAATACCAATCATTAGATGTTGATAATGATGGTGTTGATGATAGATGGGATCAATGCCTTAATGAACGTGAAAATTTTAATGGATTTTTAGATTTTGACGGCTGTCCGGATGTTTTTGGTGCAGAATCTACTATTGTTCCAATAACTGATTCAGATTTAGATGGATATGATGATGAATTTGATTCCTGTCCTTCAGAACCAGAAACTTGGAATAAATACAAAGATACCGACGGCTGTCCAGATTCACTTCCTTAA
- the dusB gene encoding tRNA dihydrouridine synthase DusB, with protein sequence MLPKFSSKAFLAPMAGVSDPALRLQCKKMGAGLVVTEFTSIHSIIAKEKQLKEHMQSITEFIEYSEQERPLSVQLFGSDLDALEKAAKIVEPYFDIIDYNMGCPAPHITQQMAGGALLQQSNLTEQIFKTLVNAVKKPVTLKIRSGVTDASRYLFKDIAEIAEDEGIEMITFHPRTVNQGYSGNADWELIKELKEISNIPIVGNGDITTPEDAKKMIDETNCDYVMVGRGAMGNPFLFEQINDYLKTNSYQEYSFNDRLDSFFDYLHLTSKYKIKFANLKGQAMRFTKGMKGGSKIRSKITFATNIEELEKIMKDAYLIS encoded by the coding sequence ATGTTACCCAAATTTTCAAGTAAAGCATTTTTGGCTCCAATGGCAGGAGTTAGTGATCCTGCACTTAGATTACAATGCAAAAAAATGGGTGCAGGTCTTGTCGTTACAGAATTTACTAGTATTCATAGTATTATTGCAAAAGAAAAACAACTCAAGGAACATATGCAAAGTATTACAGAATTTATTGAATATTCTGAACAAGAACGACCTTTATCTGTGCAATTATTTGGCTCAGATCTAGATGCATTAGAAAAAGCTGCTAAAATTGTTGAACCCTATTTTGATATAATTGATTACAATATGGGTTGCCCAGCACCTCATATTACACAACAGATGGCAGGAGGAGCTTTATTACAACAATCCAATCTTACCGAACAAATATTCAAAACTCTCGTTAATGCTGTAAAAAAACCTGTAACATTAAAAATTCGTTCAGGAGTTACTGATGCAAGTCGTTATTTGTTTAAAGATATTGCTGAAATTGCTGAAGATGAAGGAATTGAAATGATTACATTTCATCCACGTACAGTGAATCAAGGATATTCTGGAAATGCAGATTGGGAACTAATTAAAGAACTAAAAGAAATTTCAAATATTCCAATTGTTGGAAATGGTGATATTACTACTCCTGAGGATGCAAAAAAAATGATTGATGAAACAAATTGTGATTATGTTATGGTTGGCCGTGGCGCAATGGGTAATCCATTTTTATTTGAACAAATCAATGATTATCTTAAAACTAATTCTTATCAGGAATATTCTTTTAATGATAGATTGGATTCTTTCTTTGACTACCTACATTTAACAAGTAAATACAAAATTAAATTTGCAAATCTTAAGGGTCAAGCAATGCGTTTCACTAAAGGTATGAAGGGCGGTTCAAAAATTCGTTCAAAAATTACATTTGCAACAAATATTGAAGAATTAGAAAAAATTATGAAAGATGCATATCTGATATCTTAA
- a CDS encoding P-II family nitrogen regulator, whose amino-acid sequence MKKIEATIQINKIKMISDAITGIVEGFTILEGNGRGSGKRQNIRSERGTKTITAEYNKVAIISTIVDDAIVEKVCKIIEEEAYTGENTDGIIAISNIDSVFNIGTKKENSEAL is encoded by the coding sequence ATGAAAAAGATTGAAGCAACTATTCAAATAAATAAAATTAAGATGATTTCAGATGCAATTACTGGTATTGTGGAAGGATTTACGATTTTAGAAGGAAATGGGAGAGGTTCAGGAAAAAGACAAAACATTAGATCAGAGAGAGGAACAAAAACAATTACTGCAGAATACAACAAAGTTGCAATAATCAGTACAATTGTAGATGATGCAATTGTAGAAAAAGTATGCAAGATTATTGAAGAAGAAGCATATACAGGTGAAAATACAGATGGTATAATTGCAATTAGCAATATCGATAGTGTTTTCAATATTGGAACAAAGAAAGAAAATTCTGAAGCTCTTTAA
- a CDS encoding TATA-box-binding protein, giving the protein MPQTKPIVSVVNVVASASVDQKMDLNEITKKFPETEYNPEQFPGLVFRLTKPKTATLIFRTGKMVCTGAKSEELAIAAVNTVVQKLRKAKIKIKKDAIISIQNIVSSISLGGKIHLEKSARTLPRSMYEPEQFPGLIHRMLDPKTVMLVFASGKLVCTGAKKETEVYRSVHNLHSLLEEKNLMIYD; this is encoded by the coding sequence ATGCCACAAACAAAACCAATTGTCAGCGTAGTAAATGTAGTTGCATCAGCATCAGTTGATCAAAAAATGGACTTAAACGAGATTACAAAAAAATTTCCAGAAACAGAATATAATCCAGAACAATTTCCGGGATTAGTTTTTAGATTAACAAAACCAAAAACAGCAACTCTAATTTTTAGAACAGGTAAAATGGTATGTACTGGAGCTAAATCAGAAGAATTAGCAATTGCAGCTGTAAACACAGTTGTTCAAAAGTTAAGAAAAGCAAAGATCAAAATTAAAAAGGATGCCATAATTTCTATACAAAATATTGTTTCATCAATTAGTCTTGGAGGTAAAATTCATTTAGAAAAATCTGCAAGAACACTTCCAAGAAGCATGTACGAACCAGAACAATTCCCGGGTTTGATTCACAGAATGCTCGACCCAAAAACAGTCATGTTAGTTTTTGCATCAGGAAAACTTGTTTGTACAGGAGCTAAAAAAGAAACAGAAGTGTATAGATCAGTACATAATTTACATTCATTATTAGAAGAAAAAAATTTAATGATTTATGATTAA
- a CDS encoding ASCH domain-containing protein — MKCLSICQPFANLIIQNKKTIELRKWNTNFRGIFLIHAPIKIRKEDCKRLKINEEFVTGAIIGKAELFDVKKYESLKEIRIDKNKHFSSQSFQKTTYGFILKNAKPFRIPIACKGKLKFFDTELPKIKIKENKIVNDMIEEEFTYQWVGHH; from the coding sequence ATGAAATGTCTTTCAATTTGTCAACCGTTTGCAAATTTAATTATACAAAATAAGAAAACAATAGAGTTAAGAAAATGGAATACTAATTTTCGTGGGATTTTCTTAATACATGCTCCAATTAAAATTAGAAAAGAGGATTGTAAAAGATTAAAAATTAATGAAGAGTTTGTAACAGGTGCAATCATAGGTAAAGCAGAACTATTTGATGTAAAAAAATATGAATCATTAAAAGAAATTAGAATTGATAAAAATAAACACTTTTCTTCACAAAGTTTTCAAAAAACAACATATGGTTTTATTTTAAAAAATGCTAAACCATTTAGAATTCCAATTGCATGTAAAGGCAAATTGAAATTTTTTGATACAGAATTACCTAAAATAAAAATTAAAGAAAATAAAATTGTAAACGATATGATTGAAGAGGAGTTTACATATCAATGGGTTGGCCATCACTAA
- a CDS encoding pyridoxal-phosphate dependent enzyme — MDQNQDNAVDKVLLERFESEIWNKVPHLENNQEGGKIVNATPLVDITADFKECAKKIYNLDISDSELQVYGKLDSTLLTGSIKVRPAANIIHEAISTGKIKSGQTVIEATSGNFGIALGMLSKLGLQVVTIVSRKLQEGVFHELRNMGIKIMDLEMDICPAPGMEGKKDELVAKATAANVRSQLTQLGFDPSIFDNSITEIEALLGKQDIINLAKLLAKKYNCFCPEQYDNDLNVNAHRTITGAEIDQQLQQDGNSLDEFNILCTFGTGGTSGGLSRYISEKYNKKGVHVIFPPGGQDVAGIRTHNNADGLKYYQPEKYAGEYEVDFEKAKPLLKFFVEKGHDIGESSALELYATLQLVSANKGKKFVVMICDGIEKYRKNLEKIGKIQPPGQVSQEEVASNSSEYDKVIWIHTQYTPQEGGIELLAKSLGIDKSKIVIPNARTAQQLLSGQGIPDEINNSIQESKGKSLMVCMAGRTSLMAANVLAEKGIVTDSLIGGITELPEARNSQLSELVKQASQF; from the coding sequence TTGGATCAAAATCAGGACAATGCTGTTGACAAAGTTCTTCTTGAGCGATTTGAATCAGAAATTTGGAATAAAGTACCCCACTTAGAAAATAATCAAGAAGGTGGAAAAATCGTTAATGCAACTCCTTTGGTAGATATTACAGCAGATTTTAAAGAATGTGCCAAAAAAATTTACAATTTGGATATTTCTGATTCTGAATTACAAGTTTATGGAAAATTAGATTCCACATTACTTACAGGTTCAATCAAAGTGAGACCTGCTGCAAATATTATTCACGAAGCAATCAGTACTGGAAAAATAAAGAGTGGTCAGACAGTAATTGAAGCAACGTCAGGTAATTTCGGAATTGCATTAGGAATGCTATCAAAACTTGGGTTACAAGTTGTCACAATTGTTTCAAGAAAATTACAAGAAGGTGTTTTTCATGAATTAAGAAATATGGGTATCAAAATTATGGATTTGGAAATGGATATTTGTCCAGCCCCTGGAATGGAAGGCAAAAAGGATGAATTGGTTGCAAAAGCAACAGCTGCAAATGTTCGTTCACAATTAACACAGTTAGGATTTGATCCTAGTATATTTGATAATTCAATTACAGAGATAGAAGCACTGTTAGGTAAACAAGACATAATCAATTTAGCAAAATTGCTTGCAAAAAAATACAATTGTTTTTGTCCAGAACAATACGATAATGATTTGAATGTAAATGCACATAGAACAATTACTGGAGCTGAAATAGATCAGCAATTACAACAAGATGGAAATTCTTTAGATGAATTTAATATTCTATGCACGTTTGGAACAGGTGGAACATCAGGTGGATTAAGTAGATACATTTCAGAAAAATATAACAAAAAAGGAGTTCACGTAATATTCCCTCCAGGCGGTCAAGACGTTGCTGGAATTAGAACACATAACAACGCAGATGGTCTGAAATATTATCAACCAGAAAAATATGCCGGAGAATATGAAGTAGATTTTGAAAAAGCAAAGCCACTTTTGAAATTTTTTGTTGAAAAAGGACACGATATTGGAGAAAGTAGTGCATTGGAATTATACGCAACTTTACAACTAGTTAGTGCAAATAAAGGAAAAAAGTTTGTAGTAATGATTTGTGATGGAATAGAAAAATATAGAAAGAATTTAGAAAAAATTGGAAAAATTCAACCACCAGGACAAGTATCACAAGAGGAAGTAGCCTCAAATTCATCAGAGTATGATAAAGTAATTTGGATACACACTCAATATACCCCTCAAGAAGGAGGAATAGAATTACTTGCAAAATCTTTAGGTATAGATAAAAGTAAAATTGTAATTCCAAATGCTCGAACCGCACAACAACTATTATCTGGACAAGGAATTCCTGATGAGATAAATAATTCAATTCAAGAATCTAAAGGCAAATCCCTCATGGTTTGTATGGCAGGACGAACATCTCTAATGGCAGCAAATGTATTAGCTGAAAAAGGAATTGTTACAGACAGTTTAATTGGAGGAATTACAGAACTTCCTGAAGCTAGAAATAGTCAACTTTCAGAATTAGTTAAACAAGCATCACAATTTTAA
- a CDS encoding VWA domain-containing protein: MQSIQLQNDSLLEIATFLIRRWSEKENVIIEISDNIQTKTRLKEKKVILTPLEKRIGNNFQKYRQFRTSSWYEAMKIKYSEKILSDDHAFGFILNTMETKRVEQLGRKIWRGMDEEIIFNYSYMLVSRPQLHTVYGKARMVEAFYQYFMFGAIKGELQESHFEKIKKATTFAKKIVIESIENNQKTSWIEKNVAEIIKILDIDSLLTIPISVAFMKAGMALSEEELKKVLKIIAKNKEGDFGAIDTSSVVKGDNVYDEYKVLIEENEKNENKGLTTESVGIQIPSTKNIDETIIYDMSLINGLKMKFKEWKTGWKEQHLRSGDEFDDENFIEGNEPFFTDIKKSIKTKIIILLDHSSSISSDAVEYKKATIALCEVLAFLRVKFAVYAFSTENRSVVCWSVKEENMKWNNITAKRLAQIVANGSTPLAEVYDKMFSTLQAKQPNIFLTLTDGEPSDSNAVRKMTKSLKGIGITMVALGLGPNTVRATTIANNLKHLGYDKTMAVSRLKDIPNKVINLLDV; this comes from the coding sequence ATGCAATCAATTCAATTACAAAATGATTCTTTATTAGAAATAGCAACTTTTCTAATTCGACGATGGTCTGAAAAAGAAAATGTCATAATTGAAATTTCAGACAACATACAAACAAAAACAAGATTAAAAGAAAAAAAAGTCATTTTGACACCATTAGAAAAACGAATAGGAAATAATTTTCAGAAATACAGGCAATTTAGAACATCATCATGGTATGAAGCAATGAAGATAAAATATTCTGAAAAAATTTTGAGTGATGATCATGCTTTTGGATTTATACTAAATACAATGGAAACAAAAAGAGTAGAACAGCTAGGAAGAAAAATTTGGAGGGGAATGGATGAAGAAATAATTTTCAATTATTCATATATGCTTGTTTCAAGACCACAACTGCACACAGTTTATGGAAAAGCCAGAATGGTAGAAGCATTTTATCAATATTTCATGTTTGGTGCAATTAAAGGAGAGTTACAAGAAAGTCATTTTGAAAAAATCAAAAAAGCAACAACATTTGCAAAAAAAATTGTAATTGAGTCAATTGAAAATAATCAAAAGACTAGTTGGATTGAAAAAAATGTAGCTGAAATAATCAAAATTTTAGATATTGATTCGTTGTTAACGATTCCAATATCAGTGGCATTTATGAAAGCAGGTATGGCATTATCGGAAGAAGAATTAAAAAAAGTTTTAAAAATTATTGCAAAAAACAAAGAAGGTGATTTTGGTGCAATAGATACCTCTTCAGTCGTAAAAGGAGATAATGTTTATGACGAATACAAAGTGTTGATTGAAGAAAATGAAAAAAATGAAAACAAAGGACTAACGACAGAATCAGTAGGAATACAAATTCCATCAACAAAAAATATTGATGAAACAATAATCTATGATATGAGTTTGATAAATGGATTAAAAATGAAATTTAAAGAATGGAAAACAGGCTGGAAGGAACAGCATCTAAGATCAGGAGATGAATTTGATGATGAAAATTTTATTGAGGGAAATGAACCATTTTTTACAGATATTAAAAAATCAATTAAAACAAAAATTATAATTTTATTAGATCATTCATCAAGCATTTCATCTGATGCAGTTGAATATAAGAAAGCAACAATTGCATTATGTGAAGTTTTAGCATTTCTTAGAGTAAAATTTGCAGTATATGCATTTAGTACTGAAAATAGATCAGTAGTTTGTTGGTCTGTTAAAGAAGAGAACATGAAATGGAATAACATTACTGCTAAAAGATTGGCACAAATTGTTGCAAATGGTTCTACACCATTAGCAGAAGTTTATGACAAGATGTTTTCAACACTTCAAGCAAAACAGCCAAATATTTTTTTGACATTAACAGATGGGGAGCCATCAGATTCTAATGCAGTTAGAAAAATGACAAAATCACTTAAAGGAATAGGAATCACTATGGTAGCTTTAGGATTAGGTCCAAATACTGTAAGAGCCACAACTATTGCAAATAATCTCAAACATTTAGGATATGATAAAACAATGGCAGTAAGTAGACTAAAAGACATTCCAAATAAAGTAATCAACCTACTAGATGTGTAA
- a CDS encoding AAA family ATPase, which yields MEEIQYLDWNKSSDIIKKAYEAGLFVLVIGPKGTGKTSLVRNFTEKNNINSESINFSLRTRESHLIGTKTLTDGTVSFDEGILIKSMRNGDVLYLDEINAAEADVLLRLDEALDDRRQIVLKEAAGEVIKAKENWFVIATINPLTHSGTKELPPQILSRFPVRIRLEYPPEEVELEIVKEHISGNHDSEIIQAIKLANTLRQAAAVEELFYSPSLRETIAFAKLLDKQMSPKEAANIVFGNVYTQWGNIEYQKVSDIITSMFGN from the coding sequence TTGGAAGAAATTCAATATCTTGATTGGAACAAATCTAGTGATATAATCAAAAAAGCGTATGAGGCTGGGCTATTTGTTCTAGTTATTGGACCAAAAGGTACAGGAAAAACTTCACTAGTTAGAAATTTTACAGAAAAAAATAATATTAATTCTGAATCAATTAATTTTAGTTTAAGAACTAGAGAAAGTCATTTGATTGGTACAAAAACACTAACAGATGGAACAGTCAGTTTTGATGAAGGTATATTGATTAAATCAATGAGAAATGGAGATGTATTATATTTGGATGAAATTAATGCTGCTGAAGCAGATGTTTTACTTAGATTAGATGAAGCATTAGATGACAGAAGACAAATTGTATTAAAAGAAGCAGCTGGAGAAGTTATCAAAGCAAAAGAAAATTGGTTTGTGATTGCAACCATTAATCCATTAACACATAGTGGAACAAAAGAACTTCCGCCGCAAATTCTAAGTAGATTTCCAGTTCGAATAAGATTAGAATATCCACCTGAAGAAGTAGAATTAGAAATTGTTAAAGAACATATTTCAGGAAATCATGATTCAGAAATCATCCAGGCCATTAAATTGGCAAATACATTAAGACAAGCTGCAGCAGTTGAAGAATTGTTTTACTCACCAAGTTTGAGAGAAACTATTGCATTTGCAAAATTATTAGATAAACAAATGTCACCTAAAGAAGCTGCAAACATTGTTTTTGGAAATGTGTATACACAATGGGGAAATATTGAATATCAAAAAGTAAGCGACATCATTACCTCAATGTTTGGAAATTAA